A window of the Synechococcus sp. LTW-R genome harbors these coding sequences:
- a CDS encoding DUF3288 family protein — MDENPQIHPLYPTDRDLVDRLLATKAPADADLVELGRLLMRYEGFPGALDLQEDLHKTLRLWGLSLEQLHQRTRAIWAAGYRPGAEAAPQAVGSGFDTSDQDSP; from the coding sequence ATGGACGAGAACCCACAGATTCATCCTTTGTATCCCACCGACCGTGATCTGGTGGACCGGTTACTGGCGACGAAGGCTCCCGCTGATGCCGATCTCGTTGAGCTCGGGCGCCTGCTCATGCGCTACGAGGGATTCCCCGGGGCCTTGGATCTTCAGGAGGATCTGCACAAGACCTTGCGGCTCTGGGGACTGAGCCTCGAACAGTTGCATCAGCGCACGCGAGCGATCTGGGCTGCCGGCTATCGCCCCGGGGCCGAGGCGGCGCCCCAGGCCGTGGGCTCTGGGTTCGATACGTCCGATCAGGACAGTCCTTAA
- the trpD gene encoding anthranilate phosphoribosyltransferase: protein MSAPQSWPALLDQLLRGESLEAAQAKGLMEAWLSEELEPVQTGALLAALRAKGVNGEELAAMAEVLRAAAPLPCARPDLPLVDTCGTGGDGANTFNISTAVAFVAAACGAQVAKHGNRSASGKVGSADVLEAVGLNLKAPTHQVVQALNAAGVSFLFAPGWHPALVGLAPLRRALGVRTVFNLLGPLVNPLRPDFQVLGVGAADLLDPMADALARLGCSRAVVVFGHGGLDEASLSGPSELRLIRGGQVERQRLDPQSLGLSLAPMEALRGGELEDNARILEAVLQGQGTQAQQDVVALNAALVIWAAGLAESVEAALPKAQAAMESGSAHTKLLSLRQALA from the coding sequence ATGTCCGCCCCCCAGTCCTGGCCAGCCCTGCTCGATCAACTGCTGCGCGGTGAGTCCTTGGAGGCCGCCCAGGCCAAGGGCTTGATGGAGGCGTGGCTCTCTGAGGAACTGGAGCCCGTCCAGACCGGGGCCCTGCTGGCGGCCCTCAGGGCCAAGGGGGTCAACGGTGAAGAACTGGCCGCGATGGCGGAGGTGTTGCGGGCCGCCGCTCCGCTTCCCTGCGCACGCCCTGATTTGCCCTTGGTCGACACCTGCGGAACCGGTGGCGATGGGGCCAACACCTTCAATATCTCAACCGCTGTGGCCTTCGTCGCTGCCGCCTGTGGTGCTCAGGTGGCGAAGCATGGCAACCGCAGCGCCAGCGGCAAGGTGGGCTCCGCCGACGTGCTCGAAGCCGTCGGTTTGAACCTCAAAGCGCCAACCCATCAGGTGGTTCAGGCCTTGAACGCGGCTGGGGTGAGCTTTCTGTTTGCCCCGGGCTGGCATCCGGCGTTGGTGGGACTGGCCCCACTGCGCCGGGCCCTCGGGGTGCGGACGGTCTTCAACCTCTTGGGTCCCCTGGTGAATCCCCTTCGGCCTGACTTCCAGGTCCTCGGGGTCGGAGCGGCGGATCTGCTCGATCCCATGGCTGATGCACTGGCCCGCCTGGGCTGCAGCCGTGCGGTGGTGGTCTTTGGCCATGGCGGACTGGATGAAGCCTCTCTCTCTGGTCCCAGCGAGTTGCGCTTGATTCGAGGCGGCCAGGTGGAGCGGCAACGCCTGGATCCCCAGTCCTTGGGCCTCAGCCTTGCTCCAATGGAGGCCCTGCGCGGCGGCGAGCTCGAGGACAACGCCCGCATTCTCGAGGCGGTGCTCCAGGGACAGGGCACCCAGGCGCAGCAGGACGTCGTTGCGCTCAATGCGGCCCTGGTGATTTGGGCGGCCGGCCTCGCTGAGTCCGTGGAGGCGGCCTTGCCGAAGGCCCAAGCGGCCATGGAGAGCGGCAGCGCCCACACCAAGCTCCTCAGCCTCCGGCAGGCCCTGGCGTAG
- the carA gene encoding glutamine-hydrolyzing carbamoyl-phosphate synthase small subunit gives MSSAATPQPALLVLADGLVLRGEAFGAKATALGEVVFNTGMTGYQEVMTDPSYAGQLVTFTYPELGNTGVNSSDQEADAPHVRGVIARQLAPTESNWRSEGSLEAWLQEHGVVGISGIDTRSLVRHLREGGAMNGAISSDGSTPQQLLERVRAMPSMAGLNLAKDVSTREPYSWSSLCPASFDQRLQQNPATPYKVVAIDFGIKRAILERLVAHGCDVTVLPADATVEQVLERQPEGVFLSNGPGDPSAVTSGIALAKSLVEHNNLPLFGICLGHQILGLALGGTTFKLGYGHRGLNHPCGTTGVVEITSQNHGFALDADSLPADQMEVTHLNLNDRTVAAFAHRQKPIFGVQYHPEASPGPHDADHHFGRFATLMRERRN, from the coding sequence ATGAGCAGCGCAGCGACCCCTCAACCGGCCCTCCTTGTGTTGGCGGATGGACTGGTGTTGCGTGGTGAGGCCTTCGGCGCCAAAGCAACGGCCCTGGGCGAAGTGGTGTTCAACACCGGCATGACCGGCTACCAGGAGGTCATGACTGACCCCAGCTATGCCGGGCAATTGGTCACCTTCACCTACCCCGAGCTGGGCAACACCGGGGTCAACAGCAGCGATCAGGAGGCGGATGCTCCCCATGTGCGCGGGGTGATTGCCCGTCAGCTGGCCCCCACCGAGAGCAACTGGCGCAGCGAGGGAAGCCTGGAGGCCTGGTTGCAGGAACACGGTGTGGTCGGCATTTCCGGCATCGACACCCGCTCCTTGGTTCGTCACCTCCGTGAAGGCGGAGCGATGAATGGCGCCATCAGCAGCGATGGCAGCACACCGCAACAACTGCTTGAGCGGGTGCGGGCTATGCCTTCGATGGCGGGCTTGAACCTGGCGAAGGACGTCTCAACCCGCGAGCCCTACAGCTGGTCCTCGCTCTGTCCGGCGAGCTTCGATCAACGCCTGCAGCAGAACCCCGCTACCCCGTACAAGGTGGTGGCCATTGACTTTGGGATCAAGCGGGCGATTCTCGAGCGGCTGGTCGCCCATGGCTGTGATGTCACGGTTCTCCCGGCTGACGCGACCGTGGAGCAAGTATTGGAGCGCCAGCCCGAGGGCGTCTTCCTCTCCAATGGTCCTGGTGATCCGTCGGCCGTGACCAGTGGGATTGCCCTGGCCAAGTCCCTGGTGGAGCACAACAACCTTCCTTTGTTCGGCATTTGCCTCGGACACCAGATCCTGGGCCTAGCCCTCGGCGGGACCACCTTCAAGCTGGGCTACGGCCACCGCGGCCTGAACCACCCCTGCGGCACCACCGGTGTTGTGGAGATCACCAGCCAAAACCACGGCTTTGCCCTGGATGCGGACTCCCTACCGGCCGATCAAATGGAGGTAACCCATTTGAATTTGAACGACCGGACCGTGGCGGCATTTGCCCACCGCCAGAAGCCGATCTTCGGCGTTCAGTACCACCCCGAGGCCAGTCCGGGGCCCCACGACGCGGACCATCATTTCGGTCGGTTTGCCACGTTGATGCGGGAGCGCCGGAACTGA
- a CDS encoding STAS domain-containing protein, with product MTVSLRGGFEQQDGCLLFSFTGQLDAYSEKQFLAFINDHLTSTPQPLVLDLSKIDFIDSSGLGALVQFAKHCNDQKIQFLVVGNARVVQTVKLVRLEEFLHLQPDLNTALGSIAA from the coding sequence TTGACCGTCTCTCTCCGCGGTGGTTTTGAACAGCAGGACGGATGTCTTCTGTTCAGTTTCACCGGGCAGTTGGATGCGTACTCCGAGAAGCAATTTCTCGCGTTCATCAACGACCACCTCACCAGCACTCCCCAGCCGCTGGTCCTGGACCTGAGCAAGATCGATTTCATCGATTCCTCCGGTCTTGGGGCTCTGGTGCAGTTCGCGAAGCACTGCAATGACCAGAAGATCCAGTTCTTGGTGGTTGGCAATGCCCGGGTCGTGCAGACGGTGAAACTGGTAAGGCTTGAGGAGTTCCTCCATCTCCAGCCCGACCTCAACACCGCCCTCGGATCCATCGCCGCCTGA
- a CDS encoding ribonuclease III domain-containing protein, with amino-acid sequence MRRCRQPGRSADLHRAVVADVRADAQAHALDRLQEKGFLREEELEWVRKGRNKAGRGPRKGGAGVYGKATGFETMVGWLFLQNPSRLAQLLAELEDAD; translated from the coding sequence ATGCGCCGCTGCCGCCAACCCGGCCGGAGTGCTGATTTGCATCGGGCTGTCGTTGCGGACGTCCGTGCTGATGCCCAAGCCCATGCGCTCGATCGCCTGCAAGAAAAGGGCTTCCTTCGGGAGGAGGAACTCGAGTGGGTGCGCAAAGGCCGCAATAAAGCGGGCCGGGGGCCTCGCAAAGGGGGGGCGGGTGTCTATGGGAAGGCCACGGGATTTGAGACAATGGTGGGCTGGCTCTTTCTGCAGAACCCCAGCCGCCTTGCACAGCTGCTGGCAGAACTCGAGGACGCCGACTGA